One Mangifera indica cultivar Alphonso chromosome 4, CATAS_Mindica_2.1, whole genome shotgun sequence genomic region harbors:
- the LOC123215085 gene encoding agamous-like MADS-box protein AGL62, translating into MNGNDNGASHSKTKTTKGRQKIEIKKLENKNSLQVTFSKRRSGLFSKAMELSVLCGAEVGMVVFSPNGKIYLLGHPNFETVLNRFLNEDESSSSHHHQEVNYEGFTSFVQEHNRQYEQALKELEREKLRSKQIEEENTMNEIMGRNWWEQSVEEMSLEEVEEFEKALQNLRTTAAMKLNDRMMNEYLVPHVEANRDHHHHHHQQDCL; encoded by the coding sequence ATGAACGGCAACGACAATGGAGCCAGCCACAGTAAaactaaaacaacaaaaggCCGGCAGAAGATCGAAATAAAGAAACTGGAAAACAAAAACAGCCTGCAAGTAACATTCTCCAAGCGCCGCTCAGGCCTCTTCAGTAAAGCCATGGAGTTGAGCGTCTTATGCGGTGCAGAAGTGGGCATGGTAGTGTTTTCTCCCAACGGAAAAATCTATCTCCTCGGCCATCCAAACTTCGAGACCGTCTTGAACCGCTTTCTCAACGAAGATGAGTCTTCGTCTTCCCATCATCATCAAGAGGTTAATTACGAAGGCTTCACCTCGTTTGTGCAAGAACACAACAGGCAATACGAGCAGGCGTTGAAGGAGTTGGAGAGGGAAAAGCTTCGGTCGAAACAGATCGAAGAGGAGAACACTATGAATGAAATAATGGGTAGGAATTGGTGGGAACAGTCGGTAGAAGAAATGAGTCTTGAAGAGGTTGAAGAGTTTGAAAAGGCTCTGCAGAATTTGAGGACGACAGCAGCCATGAAGCTTAATGACCGAATGATGAATGAGTATTTGGTCCCTCATGTTGAAGCAAATCgagatcatcatcatcatcatcatcaacaggATTGTTTGTAA
- the LOC123213078 gene encoding uncharacterized protein LOC123213078: MDPCPFVRILIGNLALKFPVLSRSSSSSDCYCRIKLKNFPDQEAQIPLIQEQKSTQEPNISSLSNSLAACFSFNKSQIEKIVEMDKRSSKISTLKIDVYSGGAGALCVTGHKLLGRVSVPLDLRGAESKVSTLHNGWVTMGGNKKSSSPELYLTVKAEPNPRFVFQFGGKPECSPQIFQVQGSIKQAVFTSKFGLRNSGGDRNLVSISSMKETTSPRSFLPKFGGEKDQSSKERKGWSITIHDLSGSPVAMASMVTPFVPSPGSDRVSRSNPGAWLILHPGNGTWKPWGRLEAWREPGSSDALGYKFDLFQDAATTTSASTTVANSTLSSTKGGKFIIDTATSLCATPVTSPQNSIDFGSGSWSGSGSGSDFSFCLLPPQLIYRGFVMSSIVGNSSNPDVEIGVQHVTCREDAAAFVALAAAMDLSMDACRPFSQKLRKELRELSQQRVV; this comes from the exons ATGGATCCATGCCCCTTTGTGCGGATTCTTATTGGCAACTTAGCTTTGAAGTTTCCTGTTTTATCTAGGTCGTCTTCTTCATCGGATTGTTATTGTAGGATCAAGTTGAAGAACTTCCCCGATCAGGAAGCTCAGATTCCTTTGATTCAAGAGCAGAAATCGACTCAAGAACCCAATATTTCTTCTTTGTCAAACTCTCTCGCTGCTTGTTTTAGTTTTAACAAGTCTCAAATTGAAAAGATCGTGGAGATGGATAAACGGTCGTCGAAGATATCTACTTTGAAGATTGATGTGTATTCCGGCGGTGCCGGTGCGTTGTGTGTGACGGGGCATAAGTTGTTGGGGCGGGTTTCCGTGCCTCTGGATCTGCGTGGCGCAGAGTCCAAGGTTTCCACTCTCCATAACGGATGGGTGACTATGGGAGGAAACAAGAAATCGTCGTCCCCGGAATTATATTTGACAGTTAAAGCTGAACCAAACCCAAGATTCGTTTTTCAGTTCGGCGGTAAGCCGGAGTGCAGTCCTCAGATTTTTCAGGTTCAAGGAAGTATTAAACAGGCTGTTTTCACTAGCAAGTTCGGGCTACGAAACTCCGGTGGCGACAGAAATTTGGTTTCCAT ATCATCAATGAAAGAAACGACTTCTCCGAGGAGTTTTCTGCCGAAATTCGGAGGCGAAAAGGATCAATcttcaaaagagagaaaaggatggTCGATTACGATACACGATCTTTCAGGTTCCCCTGTTGCAATGGCGTCAATGGTGACACCGTTTGTCCCATCCCCCGGTTCGGACAGGGTCAGCCGATCAAACCCCGGCGCCTGGCTCATTCTCCATCCTGGTAACGGCACCTGGAAACCCTGGGGCCGTCTGGAGGCCTGGCGGGAACCCGGATCCTCCGATGCCCTCGGATACAAATTTGATCTTTTCCAAGACGCTGCCACCACGACCTCTGCCTCCACCACGGTCGCCAACTCAACTCTCAGTAGTACAAAAGGCGGTAAGTTCATCATCGACACGGCTACAAGCCTCTGTGCAACCCCAGTAACAAGCCCACAGAACAGCATCGATTTCGGATCCGGATCATGGTCGGGATCCGGTTCAGGATCCGATTTCTCATTCTGTTTGTTGCCGCCTCAGTTGATTTATAGAGGTTTCGTGATGTCGTCCATTGTGGGGAACAGTAGTAACCCGGATGTGGAGATCGGAGTGCAGCACGTGACATGCAGGGAGGATGCTGCCGCATTCGTGGCACTAGCGGCGGCGATGGATCTGAGCATGGATGCATGCAGGCCGTTTTCTCAGAAACTGAGGAAAGAGCTGAGAGAGCTGAGTCAGCAGAGAGTGGTCTAA
- the LOC123212732 gene encoding uncharacterized protein DDB_G0283697 isoform X2, producing MMIKRLPSRNHRSKGVRVKDVLKICLLLGVCFWLIYQVKHSHDKKREFDEKDSKASVKSQSDDEILKLGRKDLPKLQEVDKNEKHEDEKEDAVEDEENKPREEQKEIRTQVEEDQEEAKHVEEEEEEEEEWEDKENKHIDNRQGANMQGEEASKHDEEEQDEENKTEETEEERRGGEDDETDEQDQERAELEGDHEDEFLDEEKEREGDSDDKENEEEVNGKENEDEGDVKEGEEKDSQVETENSSDDHDNDGDTNAHVAREEHYKADDASSAVSQDNQITITENDEASLENSNENRNILEDGNKSNNIEESNGIQNGMELKSGEGVMAESGDLLNVTTTEEKDHGTRSNNPEYSMLLNAITNLTETATETSNNSFGLSTQIIVLSQQNETETTSVSNHAQNAVVDGATSLEADAALGDSFNNPNPALSENIINSNATVVGEVSSGSLPMEETTDATQNETINSGAESGGTNKTLHSSLTEWTGNVRSSSETNESTTGTGDAHSDRGSSETNESTNGTVDVAREDPIDSSDFSIINDEKESKIDLETLPDIRTNVDPNEDAASE from the exons ATGATGATCAAGCGTTTACCAAGTAGAAACCATAGATCTAAAGGAGTCAGGGTAAAAGATGTTCTGAAGATTTGTCTGCTGCTTGGTGTATGCTTTTGGTTAATCTACCAAGTCAAGCATTCCCATGATAAGAAGAGGGAATTTGACGAAAAAGACTCAAAAGCCTCTGTTAAATCACAAAGTGATGATGAGATCCTGAAACTGGGGAGGAAGGACCTCCCTAAATTGCAAGAAGTAGATAAGAATGAGAAGCACGAGGATGAAAAGGAAGATGCTGTAGAGGATGAAGAAAATAAGCCCAGAgaagaacaaaaagaaataagaacGCAGGTAGAAGAAGATCAAGAAGAAGCAAAGcatgtagaagaagaagaagaagaagaagaagagtggGAAGACAAAGAGAACAAGCATATAGATAATCGGCAAGGAGCAAACATGCAAGGTGAAGAAGCTAGTAAGCATGATGAAGAAGAGCAAGATGAAGAAAATAAGACTGAAGAGACAGAAGAGGAGAGAAGAGGAGGTGAAGATGATGAGACTGATGAACAAGATCAAGAAAGAGCAGAACTTGAGGGTGATCATGAGGACGAATTTTTagatgaagagaaagagagggaaGGAGATAGTGATGATAAAGAGAATGAAGAAGAGGTAAATGGTAAAGAGAACGAAGATGAGGGTGATGTCAAAGAGGGTGAAGAGAAAGACAGTCAGGTAGAAACTGAGAATTCATCTGATGATCATGATAATGATGGTGATACGAATGCTCACGTGGCAAGAGAAGAACATTATAAGGCAGACGATGCTTCTAGTGCTGTTTCCCAGGATAACCAAATTACAATAACAGAGAATGATGAGGCCAGTTTggaaaattcaaatgaaaacagGAATATTTTGGAAGAtggaaataaatcaaataacattGAGGAAAGTAATGGGATTCAAAACGGTATGGAGTTAAAGTCAGGAGAAGGTGTAATGGCTGAAAGTGGTGATCTATTGAATGTAACTACTACTGAAGAAAAAGATCATGGAACTAGATCAAACAACCCTGAATATAGCATGCTTTTGAATGCAATAACTAATTTGACTGAAACAGCTACAGAAACAAGCAACAATTCATTTGGATTGAGTACCCAAATTATTGTTTTGTCTCAGCAGAACGAAACAGAGACTACATCGGTGTCAAATCATGCTCAAAACGCAGTTGTGGATGGTGCAACTAGCTTAGAAGCCG ATGCAGCCTTGGGAGATTCCTTTAATAATCCAAACCCTGCACTATCAGAAAATATCATTAACTCAAATGCAACAGTAGTTGGAGAGGTCAGCTCTGGGTCTTTACCAATGGAGGAGACAACTGATGCTACtcaaaatgaaacaataaataGTGGTGCTGAATCTGGTGGAACAAATAAAACCCTACACTCTTCCTTGACGGAATGGACTGGGAATGTGCGTAGTAGCAGTGAAACAAATGAAAGCACCACTGGAACTGGGGATGCTCATAGTGACAGGGGATCGAGTGAAACAAATGAAAGCACAAATGGGACCGTGGATGTGGCTAGAGAGGACCCCATTGATTCTTCAgatttttctattatcaatgacGAGAAAGAGTCTAAGATAGATTTGGAAACGTTGCCTGATATCAGAACAAACGTGGATCCCAATGAAGATGCTGCATCAGAATAG
- the LOC123212732 gene encoding uncharacterized protein DDB_G0283697 isoform X1, whose translation MMIKRLPSRNHRSKGVRVKDVLKICLLLGVCFWLIYQVKHSHDKKREFDEKDSKASVKSQSDDEILKLGRKDLPKLQEVDKNEKHEDEKEDAVEDEENKPREEQKEIRTQVEEDQEEAKHVEEEEEEEEEWEDKENKHIDNRQGANMQGEEASKHDEEEQDEENKTEETEEERRGGEDDETDEQDQERAELEGDHEDEFLDEEKEREGDSDDKENEEEVNGKENEDEGDVKEGEEKDSQVETENSSDDHDNDGDTNAHVAREEHYKADDASSAVSQDNQITITENDEASLENSNENRNILEDGNKSNNIEESNGIQNGMELKSGEGVMAESGDLLNVTTTEEKDHGTRSNNPEYSMLLNAITNLTETATETSNNSFGLSTQIIVLSQQNETETTSVSNHAQNAVVDGATSLEAGKLQTTVLEQANNFTTVSDGNQSNSNPTISTETMNADAALGDSFNNPNPALSENIINSNATVVGEVSSGSLPMEETTDATQNETINSGAESGGTNKTLHSSLTEWTGNVRSSSETNESTTGTGDAHSDRGSSETNESTNGTVDVAREDPIDSSDFSIINDEKESKIDLETLPDIRTNVDPNEDAASE comes from the coding sequence ATGATGATCAAGCGTTTACCAAGTAGAAACCATAGATCTAAAGGAGTCAGGGTAAAAGATGTTCTGAAGATTTGTCTGCTGCTTGGTGTATGCTTTTGGTTAATCTACCAAGTCAAGCATTCCCATGATAAGAAGAGGGAATTTGACGAAAAAGACTCAAAAGCCTCTGTTAAATCACAAAGTGATGATGAGATCCTGAAACTGGGGAGGAAGGACCTCCCTAAATTGCAAGAAGTAGATAAGAATGAGAAGCACGAGGATGAAAAGGAAGATGCTGTAGAGGATGAAGAAAATAAGCCCAGAgaagaacaaaaagaaataagaacGCAGGTAGAAGAAGATCAAGAAGAAGCAAAGcatgtagaagaagaagaagaagaagaagaagagtggGAAGACAAAGAGAACAAGCATATAGATAATCGGCAAGGAGCAAACATGCAAGGTGAAGAAGCTAGTAAGCATGATGAAGAAGAGCAAGATGAAGAAAATAAGACTGAAGAGACAGAAGAGGAGAGAAGAGGAGGTGAAGATGATGAGACTGATGAACAAGATCAAGAAAGAGCAGAACTTGAGGGTGATCATGAGGACGAATTTTTagatgaagagaaagagagggaaGGAGATAGTGATGATAAAGAGAATGAAGAAGAGGTAAATGGTAAAGAGAACGAAGATGAGGGTGATGTCAAAGAGGGTGAAGAGAAAGACAGTCAGGTAGAAACTGAGAATTCATCTGATGATCATGATAATGATGGTGATACGAATGCTCACGTGGCAAGAGAAGAACATTATAAGGCAGACGATGCTTCTAGTGCTGTTTCCCAGGATAACCAAATTACAATAACAGAGAATGATGAGGCCAGTTTggaaaattcaaatgaaaacagGAATATTTTGGAAGAtggaaataaatcaaataacattGAGGAAAGTAATGGGATTCAAAACGGTATGGAGTTAAAGTCAGGAGAAGGTGTAATGGCTGAAAGTGGTGATCTATTGAATGTAACTACTACTGAAGAAAAAGATCATGGAACTAGATCAAACAACCCTGAATATAGCATGCTTTTGAATGCAATAACTAATTTGACTGAAACAGCTACAGAAACAAGCAACAATTCATTTGGATTGAGTACCCAAATTATTGTTTTGTCTCAGCAGAACGAAACAGAGACTACATCGGTGTCAAATCATGCTCAAAACGCAGTTGTGGATGGTGCAACTAGCTTAGAAGCCGGTAAACTTCAAACCACTGTATTGGAACAAGCCAACAACTTTACCACAGTTTCTGACGGCAATCAATCTAATTCCAATCCCACTATTTCTACTGAAACCATGAATGCAGATGCAGCCTTGGGAGATTCCTTTAATAATCCAAACCCTGCACTATCAGAAAATATCATTAACTCAAATGCAACAGTAGTTGGAGAGGTCAGCTCTGGGTCTTTACCAATGGAGGAGACAACTGATGCTACtcaaaatgaaacaataaataGTGGTGCTGAATCTGGTGGAACAAATAAAACCCTACACTCTTCCTTGACGGAATGGACTGGGAATGTGCGTAGTAGCAGTGAAACAAATGAAAGCACCACTGGAACTGGGGATGCTCATAGTGACAGGGGATCGAGTGAAACAAATGAAAGCACAAATGGGACCGTGGATGTGGCTAGAGAGGACCCCATTGATTCTTCAgatttttctattatcaatgacGAGAAAGAGTCTAAGATAGATTTGGAAACGTTGCCTGATATCAGAACAAACGTGGATCCCAATGAAGATGCTGCATCAGAATAG
- the LOC123215042 gene encoding probable xyloglucan endotransglucosylase/hydrolase protein 10 produces the protein MLSYFKFVAFIWFLNRCAIQFSTASVVSTGDFNKDFFVSWSPSHVNTSADGKLRSLKLDNESGAAFASNQMFLFGQIDMEIKLVPGDSAGTVLAFYLASDQPNRDELDIEFLGNVTGQPYILQTNVFADGFDDREERIYLWFDPTVDFHNYSVLWNLHQIVFMVDFIPIRTYRNHADKGVAYPRWQPMSIKASLWNGDSWATRGGRDKTDWSKAPFIASFRSYKIDACVWNGNPRFCRADSSESWWNKERYSSLDRDQKRWLKWVRKYHMIYDYCQDNQRFQNNLPKECSLPKY, from the exons ATGTTAAGTTACTTCAAATTCGTCGCATTCATCTGGTTTCTCAATCGATGTGCGATTCAATTTTCAACAGCTTCCGTTGTTTCCACCGGAGATTTTAACAAGGACTTCTTTGTTTCCTGGTCCCCTAGCCATGTAAATACTTCTGCAGATGGCAAGTTGAGAAGCTTGAAGCTGGACAACGAATCTG GGGCTGCTTTTGCATCAAACCAAATGTTCTTATTTGGGCAAATCGATATGGAAATCAAGCTAGTTCCAGGAGATTCTGCTGGCACAGTTCTAGCCTTTTAT TTGGCGTCGGATCAACCAAATAGAGACGAATTGGACATTGAATTCCTCGGAAATGTGACTGGCCAACCTTACATTCTTCAAACTAATGTTTTTGCCGATGGCTTTGACGACCGTGAAGAGAGAATTTATCTGTGGTTTGATCCAACCGTCGACTTTCATAATTATTCTGTGCTATGGAATCTTCACCAAATTGT TTTCATGGTGGATTTTATACCCATAAGAACGTACAGAAACCATGCTGACAAAGGAGTGGCATATCCCAGATGGCAACCAATGAGCATAAAGGCCAGCCTCTGGAATGGAGACAGCTGGGCGACACGCGGCGGCAGGGACAAAACCGATTGGTCGAAAGCACCGTTCATAGCTTCGTTCAGAAGCTACAAGATTGACGCCTGCGTTTGGAATGGTAATCCGAGGTTTTGCAGGGCTGATAGCTCAGAGAGTTGGTGGAACAAAGAGCGATATAGCAGTCTGGATCGTGACCAAAAACGATGGTTGAAATGGGTGAGGAAGTACCACATGATTTATGACTATTGCCAAGACaaccagagatttcaaaacaatcTTCCCAAGGAATGCTCCCTCCccaaatattga